A stretch of the Acanthochromis polyacanthus isolate Apoly-LR-REF ecotype Palm Island chromosome 22, KAUST_Apoly_ChrSc, whole genome shotgun sequence genome encodes the following:
- the LOC127531939 gene encoding uncharacterized protein LOC127531939 isoform X11, which yields MRRFFIVLDDGVKMRRFFIVLDDGVKMRRFFIVLDDGEKMRRFFSVLDDGVKMRRFFIVLDDGEKMRRFFSVLDDGVKMRRFFIVLDDGVKMRRFFSVLDDGEKMRRFFSVLDDGVKMRRFFIVLDDGVKMRRFFIVLDDGEKMRRFFIVLDDGVKMRRFFIVLDDGEKMRRFFIVLDDGVKMRRFFIVLDDGEKMRRFFIVLDDGEKMRRFFIVLDDGEKMRRFFSVLDDGVKMRRFFIVLDDGVKMRRFFIVLDDGVKMRRFFIVLDDGVKMRRFFIVLDDGVKMRRFFIVLDDGVKMRRFFIVLDDGVKMRRFFIVLDDGVKMRRFFIVLDDGEKMRRFFIVLDDGVKMRRFFSVLDDGVKMRRFFIVLDDGVKMRRFFIVLDDGVKMRRFFIVLDDGVKMRRFFIVLDDGEKMRRFFIVLDDGVKMRRFFIVLDDGVKMRRFFIVLDDGVKMRRFFIVLDDGVKMRRFFIVLDDGVKMRRFFIVLDDGVKMRRFFIVLDDGVKMRRFFSVLDDGVKMRRFFIVLDDGVKMRRFFIVLDDGVKMRRFFIVLDDGEKMRRFFIVLDDGVKMRRFFIVLDDGVKMRRFFIVLDDGVKMRRFFIVLDDGVKMRRFFIVLDDGVKMRRFFIVLDDGVKMRRFFIVLDDGVKMRRFFSVLDDGVKMRRFFSVLDDGVKMRRFFIVLDDGVKMRRFFIVLDDGVKMRRFFIVLDDGVKMRRFFSVLDDGVKMRRFFSVLDDGVKMRRFFSVLDDGVKMRRFFIVLDDGVKMRRFFIVLDDGVKMRRFFIVLDDGVKMRRFFIVLDDGEKMRRFFIVLDDGVKMRRFFIVLDDGVKMRRFFIVLDDGVKMRRFFIVLDDGVKMRRFFIVLDDGVKMRRFFIVLDDGVKMRRFFIVLDDGVKMRRFFIVLDDGVKMRRFFIVLDDGEKMRRFFIVLDDGEKMRRFFIVLDDGVKMRRFFIVLDDGVKMRFFIVLDDGVKMRRFFSVLDDGEKMRRFFIVLDDGVKMRRFFIVLDDGVKMRRFFIVLDDGVKMRRFFSVLDDGVKMRRFFIVLDDGVKMRRFFIVLDDGVKMRRFFIVLDDGVKMRRFFIVLDDGVKMRRFFIVLDDGVKMRRFFIVLDDGVKMRRFFIVLDDGVKMRRFFIVLDDGEKMRRFFIVLDDGVKMRRFFIVLDDGVKMRRFFIVLDDGVKMRRFFIVLDDGVKMRRFFCVLDDGVKMRRFFIVLDDGVKMRRFFIVLDDGEKMRRFFIVLDDGVKMRRFFIVLDDGVKMRRFFIVLYCSR from the exons atgaggaggttctttattgttctagatgatggagtgaagatgaggaggttctttattgttctagatgatggagtgaagatgaggaggttctttattgttctagatgatggagagaagatgaggaggttctttagtgttctagatgatggagtgaagatgaggaggttctttattgttctagatgatggagagaagatgaggaggttctttagtgttctagatgatggagtgaagatgaggaggttctttattgttctagatgatggagtgaagatgaggaggttctttagtgttctagatgatggagagaagatgaggaggttctttagtgttctagatgatggagtgaagatgaggaggttctttattgttctagatgatggagtgaagatgaggaggttctttattgttctagatgatggagagaagatgaggaggttctttattgttctagatgatggagtgaagatgaggaggttctttattgttctagatgatggagagaagatgaggaggttctttattgttctagatgatggagtgaagatgaggaggttctttattgttctagatgatggagagaagatgaggaggttctttattgttctagatgatggagagaagatgaggaggttctttattgttctagatgatggagagaagatgaggaggttctttagtgttctagatgatggagtgaagatgaggaggttctttattgttctagatgatggagtgaagatgaggaggttctttattgttctagatgatggagtgaagatgaggaggttctttattgttctagatgatggagtgaagatgaggaggttctttattgttctagatgatggagtgaagatgaggaggttctttattgttctagatgatggagtgaagatgaggaggttctttattgttctagatgatggagtgaagatgaggaggttctttattgttctagatgatggagtgaagatgaggaggttctttattgttctagatgatggagagaagatgaggaggttctttattgttctagatgatggagtgaagatgaggaggttctttagtgttctagatgatggagtgaagatgaggaggttctttattgttctagatgatggagtgaagatgaggaggttctttattgttctagatgatggagtgaagatgaggaggttctttattgttctagatgatggagtgaagatgaggaggttctttattgttctagatgatggagagaagatgaggaggttctttattgttctagatgatggagtgaagatgaggaggttctttattgttctagatgatggagtgaagatgaggaggttctttattgttctagatgatggagtgaagatgaggaggttctttattgttctagatgatggagtgaagatgaggaggttctttattgttctagatgatggagtgaagatgaggaggttctttattgttctagatgatggagtgaagatgaggaggttctttattgttctagatgatggagtgaagatgaggaggttctttagtgttctagatgatggagtgaagatgaggaggttctttattgttctcgatgatggagtgaagatgaggaggttctttattgttctcgatgatggagtgaagatgaggaggttctttattgttctagatgatggagagaagatgaggaggttctttattgttctagatgatggagtgaagatgaggaggttctttattgttctagatgatggagtgaagatgaggaggttctttattgttctagatgatggagtgaagatgaggaggttctttattgttctagatgatggagtgaagatgaggaggttctttattgttctcgatgatggagtgaagatgaggaggttctttattgttctagatgatggagtgaagatgaggaggttctttattgttctcgatgatggagtgaagatgaggaggttctttagtgttctagatgatggagtgaagatgaggaggttctttagtgttctagatgatggagtgaagatgaggaggttctttattgttctagatgatggagtgaagatgaggaggttctttattgttctcgatgatggagtgaagatgaggaggttctttattgttctagatgatggagtgaagatgaggaggttctttagtgttctagatgatggagtgaagatgaggaggttctttagtgttctagatgatggagtgaagatgaggag gttctttagtGTTCtcgatgatggagtgaagatgaggag gttctttattgttctagatgatggagtgaagatgaggaggttctttattgttctagatgatggagtgaagatgaggaggttctttattgttctagatgatggagtgaagatgaggaggttctttattgttctagatgatggagagaagatgaggaggttctttattgttctagatgatggagtgaagatgaggaggttctttattgttctagatgatggagtgaagatgaggaggttctttattgttctagatgatggagtgaagatgaggaggttctttattgttctagatgatggagtgaagatgaggaggttctttattgttctagatgatggagtgaagatgaggaggttctttattgttctagatgatggagtgaagatgaggaggttctttattgttctagatgatggagtgaagatgaggaggttctttattgttctagatgatggagtgaagatgaggaggttctttattgttctagatgatggagagaagatgaggaggttctttattgttctagatgatggagagaagatgaggaggttctttattgttctagatgatggagtgaagatgaggaggttctttattgttctagatgatggagtgaagatgaggttctttattgttctagatgatggagtgaagatgaggaggttctttagtgttctagatgatggagagaagatgaggaggttctttattgttctagatgatggagtgaagatgaggaggttctttattgttctcgatgatggagtgaagatgaggaggttctttattgttctcgatgatggagtgaagatgaggaggttctttagtgttctagatgatggagtgaagatgaggaggttctttattgttctagatgatggagtgaagatgaggaggttctttattgttctagatgatggagtgaagatgaggaggttctttattgttctcgatgatggagtgaagatgaggaggttctttattgttctagatgatggagtgaagatgaggaggttctttattgttctagatgatggagtgaagatgaggaggttctttattgttctagatgatggagtgaagatgaggaggttctttattgttctagatgatggagtgaagatgaggaggttctttattgttctagatgatggagagaagatgaggaggttctttattgttctagatgatggagtgaagatgaggaggttctttattgttctagatgatggagtgaagatgaggaggttctttattgttctagatgatggagtgaagatgaggaggttctttattgttctagatgatggagtgaagatgaggaggttcttttgtgttctagatgatggagtgaagatgaggaggttctttattgttctagatgatggagtgaagatgaggaggttctttattgttctagatgatggagagaagatgaggaggttctttattgttctcgatgatggagtgaagatgaggaggttctttattgttctagatgatggagtgaagatgaggaggttctttattgttctttattgttctcgatga
- the LOC127531939 gene encoding uncharacterized protein LOC127531939 isoform X5 — MRRFFIVLDDGVKMRRFFIVLDDGVKMRRFFIVLDDGEKMRRFFSVLDDGVKMRRFFIVLDDGEKMRRFFSVLDDGVKMRRFFIVLDDGVKMRRFFSVLDDGEKMRRFFSVLDDGVKMRRFFIVLDDGVKMRRFFIVLDDGEKMRRFFIVLDDGVKMRRFFIVLDDGEKMRRFFIVLDDGVKMRRFFIVLDDGEKMRRFFIVLDDGEKMRRFFIVLDDGEKMRRFFSVLDDGVKMRRFFIVLDDGVKMRRFFIVLDDGVKMRRFFIVLDDGVKMRRFFIVLDDGVKMRRFFIVLDDGVKMRRFFIVLDDGVKMRRFFIVLDDGVKMRRFFIVLDDGEKMRRFFIVLDDGVKMRRFFSVLDDGVKMRRFFIVLDDGVKMRRFFIVLDDGVKMRRFFIVLDDGVKMRRFFIVLDDGEKMRRFFIVLDDGVKMRRFFIVLDDGVKMRRFFIVLDDGVKMRRFFIVLDDGVKMRRFFIVLDDGVKMRRFFIVLDDGVKMRRFFIVLDDGVKMRRFFSVLDDGVKMRRFFIVLDDGVKMRRFFIVLDDGVKMRRFFIVLDDGEKMRRFFIVLDDGVKMRRFFIVLDDGVKMRRFFIVLDDGVKMRRFFIVLDDGVKMRRFFIVLDDGVKMRRFFIVLDDGVKMRRFFIVLDDGVKMRRFFSVLDDGVKMRRFFSVLDDGVKMRRFFIVLDDGVKMRRFFIVLDDGVKMRRFFIVLDDGVKMRRFFSVLDDGVKMRRFFSVLDDGVKMRRFFSVLDDGVKMRRFFIVLDDGVKMRRFFIVLDDGVKMRRFFIVLDDGVKMRRFFIVLDDGVKMRRFFIVLDDGVKMRRFFIVLDDGEKMRRFFIVLDDGVKMRRFFIVLDDGVKMRRFFIVLDDGVKMRRFFIVLDDGVKMRRFFIVLDDGVKMRRFFIVLDDGVKMRRFFIVLDDGVKMRRFFIVLDDGVKMRRFFIVLDDGEKMRRFFIVLDDGEKMRRFFIVLDDGVKMRRFFIVLDDGVKMRFFIVLDDGVKMRRFFSVLDDGEKMRRFFIVLDDGVKMRRFFIVLDDGVKMRRFFIVLDDGVKMRRFFSVLDDGVKMRRFFIVLDDGVKMRRFFIVLDDGVKMRRFFIVLDDGVKMRRFFIVLDDGVKMRRFFIVLDDGVKMRRFFIVLDDGVKMRRFFIVLDDGVKMRRFFIVLDDGEKMRRFFIVLDDGVKMRRFFIVLDDGVKMRRFFIVLDDGVKMRRFFIVLDDGVKMRRFFCVLDDGVKMRRFFIVLDDGVKMRRFFIVLDDGEKMRRFFIVLDDGVKMRRFFIVLDDGVKMRRFFIVLYCSR; from the exons atgaggaggttctttattgttctagatgatggagtgaagatgaggaggttctttattgttctagatgatggagtgaagatgaggaggttctttattgttctagatgatggagagaagatgaggaggttctttagtgttctagatgatggagtgaagatgaggaggttctttattgttctagatgatggagagaagatgaggaggttctttagtgttctagatgatggagtgaagatgaggaggttctttattgttctagatgatggagtgaagatgaggaggttctttagtgttctagatgatggagagaagatgaggaggttctttagtgttctagatgatggagtgaagatgaggaggttctttattgttctagatgatggagtgaagatgaggaggttctttattgttctagatgatggagagaagatgaggaggttctttattgttctagatgatggagtgaagatgaggaggttctttattgttctagatgatggagagaagatgaggaggttctttattgttctagatgatggagtgaagatgaggaggttctttattgttctagatgatggagagaagatgaggaggttctttattgttctagatgatggagagaagatgaggaggttctttattgttctagatgatggagagaagatgaggaggttctttagtgttctagatgatggagtgaagatgaggaggttctttattgttctagatgatggagtgaagatgaggaggttctttattgttctagatgatggagtgaagatgaggaggttctttattgttctagatgatggagtgaagatgaggaggttctttattgttctagatgatggagtgaagatgaggaggttctttattgttctagatgatggagtgaagatgaggaggttctttattgttctagatgatggagtgaagatgaggaggttctttattgttctagatgatggagtgaagatgaggaggttctttattgttctagatgatggagagaagatgaggaggttctttattgttctagatgatggagtgaagatgaggaggttctttagtgttctagatgatggagtgaagatgaggaggttctttattgttctagatgatggagtgaagatgaggaggttctttattgttctagatgatggagtgaagatgaggaggttctttattgttctagatgatggagtgaagatgaggaggttctttattgttctagatgatggagagaagatgaggaggttctttattgttctagatgatggagtgaagatgaggaggttctttattgttctagatgatggagtgaagatgaggaggttctttattgttctagatgatggagtgaagatgaggaggttctttattgttctagatgatggagtgaagatgaggaggttctttattgttctagatgatggagtgaagatgaggaggttctttattgttctagatgatggagtgaagatgaggaggttctttattgttctagatgatggagtgaagatgaggaggttctttagtgttctagatgatggagtgaagatgaggaggttctttattgttctcgatgatggagtgaagatgaggaggttctttattgttctcgatgatggagtgaagatgaggaggttctttattgttctagatgatggagagaagatgaggaggttctttattgttctagatgatggagtgaagatgaggaggttctttattgttctagatgatggagtgaagatgaggaggttctttattgttctagatgatggagtgaagatgaggaggttctttattgttctagatgatggagtgaagatgaggaggttctttattgttctcgatgatggagtgaagatgaggaggttctttattgttctagatgatggagtgaagatgaggaggttctttattgttctcgatgatggagtgaagatgaggaggttctttagtgttctagatgatggagtgaagatgaggaggttctttagtgttctagatgatggagtgaagatgaggaggttctttattgttctagatgatggagtgaagatgaggaggttctttattgttctcgatgatggagtgaagatgaggaggttctttattgttctagatgatggagtgaagatgaggaggttctttagtgttctagatgatggagtgaagatgaggaggttctttagtgttctagatgatggagtgaagatgaggag gttctttagtGTTCtcgatgatggagtgaagatgaggag gttctttattgttctagatgatggagtgaagatgaggaggttctttattgttctcgatgatggagtgaagatgaggaggttctttattgttctagatgatggagtgaagatgaggaggttctttattgttctagatgatggagtgaagatgaggaggttctttattgttctagatgatggagtgaagatgaggaggttctttattgttctagatgatggagagaagatgaggaggttctttattgttctagatgatggagtgaagatgaggaggttctttattgttctagatgatggagtgaagatgaggaggttctttattgttctagatgatggagtgaagatgaggaggttctttattgttctagatgatggagtgaagatgaggaggttctttattgttctagatgatggagtgaagatgaggaggttctttattgttctagatgatggagtgaagatgaggaggttctttattgttctagatgatggagtgaagatgaggaggttctttattgttctagatgatggagtgaagatgaggaggttctttattgttctagatgatggagagaagatgaggaggttctttattgttctagatgatggagagaagatgaggaggttctttattgttctagatgatggagtgaagatgaggaggttctttattgttctagatgatggagtgaagatgaggttctttattgttctagatgatggagtgaagatgaggaggttctttagtgttctagatgatggagagaagatgaggaggttctttattgttctagatgatggagtgaagatgaggaggttctttattgttctcgatgatggagtgaagatgaggaggttctttattgttctcgatgatggagtgaagatgaggaggttctttagtgttctagatgatggagtgaagatgaggaggttctttattgttctagatgatggagtgaagatgaggaggttctttattgttctagatgatggagtgaagatgaggaggttctttattgttctcgatgatggagtgaagatgaggaggttctttattgttctagatgatggagtgaagatgaggaggttctttattgttctagatgatggagtgaagatgaggaggttctttattgttctagatgatggagtgaagatgaggaggttctttattgttctagatgatggagtgaagatgaggaggttctttattgttctagatgatggagagaagatgaggaggttctttattgttctagatgatggagtgaagatgaggaggttctttattgttctagatgatggagtgaagatgaggaggttctttattgttctagatgatggagtgaagatgaggaggttctttattgttctagatgatggagtgaagatgaggaggttcttttgtgttctagatgatggagtgaagatgaggaggttctttattgttctagatgatggagtgaagatgaggaggttctttattgttctagatgatggagagaagatgaggaggttctttattgttctcgatgatggagtgaagatgaggaggttctttattgttctagatgatggagtgaagatgaggaggttctttattgttctttattgttctcgatga